One window from the genome of Sandaracinaceae bacterium encodes:
- a CDS encoding DUF2752 domain-containing protein, translated as MDETSTVADSAALAPSAGAPPRTGAPPRGSVFGADLVGEGSWVSLLVWAVLFAGPLAVLITAATLTPSIAGHGTHTQLGLPPCGFLVYTGYPCPGCGLTTSFSHMIRLEVFGAFHANPFGILLFLCTAAMVPVSLLGMVRKLPVVDTLDRLHAEKIAIALSLVSIAVWCVKVGIQYAAS; from the coding sequence ATGGACGAGACCTCGACGGTGGCCGACAGCGCGGCGCTAGCTCCCAGCGCGGGCGCACCTCCCCGGACCGGAGCCCCGCCGCGAGGCTCGGTGTTCGGCGCCGACCTGGTCGGTGAGGGCAGCTGGGTGTCGCTCCTCGTGTGGGCGGTGCTCTTCGCCGGCCCCCTCGCGGTGCTGATCACCGCCGCCACCCTGACGCCCTCCATCGCGGGGCACGGGACCCACACGCAGCTCGGGCTGCCTCCGTGCGGCTTCCTCGTCTACACCGGCTACCCCTGCCCCGGCTGCGGGCTGACCACCTCGTTCAGCCACATGATCCGGCTCGAGGTCTTCGGCGCTTTCCACGCCAACCCGTTCGGCATCCTGCTCTTCCTCTGCACCGCGGCCATGGTGCCGGTCTCTCTGCTCGGCATGGTCCGCAAGCTGCCCGTGGTCGACACCCTCGACCGTCTGCACGCCGAGAAGATCGCCATCGCCCTGTCGCTCGTCAGCATCGCGGTCTGGTGCGTGAAGGTCGGCATCCAGTACGCTGCGAGCTGA